In Sandaracinaceae bacterium, the following proteins share a genomic window:
- a CDS encoding MCE family protein, with protein MNDTWKAARVGLMVVIGTFVAIAVYRYVDERSGENEGYTVYALFDDVQGLIPKSRVLIAGISVGYIDTIRLEGNRARVDIVMDEGIELHEDARVAMRSASLLGEKLLVIYPGSVTEPLIPDGGQILLAQEPTSMDAILTTVSEIATNIRDVSAQMQRSFGTDEAGDRMQSALLNLSEALEAVNRTIQANEAVVGNTLRNVEDATEAAGPRLIRILDNVESATRNLDQVIDERRPDIDRALGESDDTVASIHRASEELERVLADVRQVSDRTARGEGTIGRLTSDETLIDEVEGIAEGIGGILGGIGRLQTILEIRSEFNMLANTFKTYFSLRLQPRESRYFLIQVVDDPRGSERTRRETVFQNPAGEDDPPVYTRTTITRSDALRFTIMLAKRVSFATFRVGIMESTGGLGLDLHILDDRFELNIDAFAIGVQALPRLRARLNFELVNRFWLVAGVDDALNGTRDVFLGLMLRFNDDDLKGILPFAGGLAP; from the coding sequence ATGAATGACACTTGGAAGGCGGCCCGCGTTGGCCTGATGGTGGTGATCGGGACGTTCGTCGCCATCGCCGTCTATCGCTACGTCGACGAGCGCTCGGGTGAGAACGAGGGCTACACCGTCTACGCGCTCTTCGACGATGTGCAGGGCCTCATCCCCAAGTCGCGTGTGCTCATCGCGGGCATCTCGGTGGGCTACATCGACACCATCCGCCTCGAGGGCAACCGCGCGCGGGTGGACATCGTGATGGACGAGGGCATCGAGCTGCACGAGGACGCGCGGGTAGCCATGCGAAGCGCTTCGCTCTTGGGGGAGAAGCTGCTGGTCATCTACCCGGGTAGCGTGACCGAGCCGCTCATCCCCGACGGCGGCCAGATCCTCCTGGCGCAAGAGCCCACCTCCATGGACGCGATTCTGACCACCGTCAGTGAAATCGCCACCAACATCCGGGACGTCAGCGCCCAGATGCAGCGCTCCTTCGGCACGGACGAAGCCGGCGACCGCATGCAGAGCGCGCTGCTCAACCTGAGCGAGGCGCTCGAGGCCGTGAACCGCACCATCCAGGCCAACGAGGCCGTGGTGGGCAACACCCTGCGCAACGTGGAGGACGCCACGGAGGCTGCAGGGCCGCGCCTCATCCGCATCCTCGACAACGTGGAGTCGGCCACGCGCAACCTGGACCAGGTCATCGACGAGCGGCGCCCCGACATCGACCGCGCGCTCGGCGAGAGCGACGACACGGTGGCCTCCATTCACCGCGCGTCCGAGGAGCTGGAGCGCGTGCTGGCCGACGTCCGGCAGGTGAGCGACCGCACCGCGCGGGGCGAGGGCACCATCGGTCGCCTGACCTCCGACGAGACCCTCATCGACGAGGTCGAGGGCATCGCCGAGGGCATCGGCGGCATCCTCGGCGGCATCGGGCGCCTCCAGACCATCCTCGAGATCCGCAGCGAGTTCAACATGCTCGCGAACACCTTCAAGACGTACTTCTCGCTGCGCCTGCAGCCGCGCGAGAGCCGCTACTTCCTGATCCAGGTGGTGGACGACCCGCGCGGGTCGGAGCGGACCCGGCGCGAGACCGTGTTCCAGAACCCCGCCGGCGAGGACGACCCGCCGGTCTACACGCGCACCACCATCACACGCTCGGACGCGCTGCGCTTCACCATCATGCTGGCCAAGCGGGTCTCGTTCGCCACGTTCCGCGTGGGCATCATGGAGTCCACGGGCGGCCTAGGCCTCGACCTGCACATCCTGGACGACCGCTTCGAGCTCAACATCGACGCCTTCGCCATCGGTGTGCAAGCGCTGCCCCGCCTGCGCGCGCGCCTCAACTTCGAGCTGGTCAACCGCTTCTGGCTGGTGGCCGGCGTGGACGACGCCCTCAACGGCACGCGCGACGTGTTCCTGGGCCTGATGCTGCGCTTCAACGACGACGACCTGAAGGGCATCCTGCCCTTCGCGGGAGGCCTCGCCCCGTGA
- a CDS encoding undecaprenyl-diphosphate phosphatase, protein MLATLDTLTALALGLIQGVTEFLPVSSDGHIAIGARVFGLEDAPLALSVALHAGTLLATLIAFRADLASLARETFRPRGDFAMWRASETGRLVMAVVVATIPTGIIGLGLKDHVEHLSHDQQVVAVCLMGSAVMVMLTRLGRGEAQLPTLPQAFLIGIFQGLAVLPGLSRSGSTIAVAMLLGLAGTAAFRFSFLLSLPAVAGAVLLELGNPAELIALGWPALLGALVAFVTGYASLFLLRGLVHRGNLFLFAIYLVPVSIWFFFW, encoded by the coding sequence GTGCTCGCGACCCTCGACACCCTGACCGCGCTGGCCCTTGGTCTCATTCAAGGCGTGACGGAGTTCCTGCCCGTCTCGAGCGACGGTCACATCGCCATCGGCGCACGGGTCTTCGGGCTCGAAGACGCCCCCCTCGCGCTGAGCGTGGCGCTGCATGCGGGCACCCTGCTGGCCACGCTCATCGCGTTCCGTGCGGACCTCGCCTCGCTCGCTCGCGAGACCTTCCGACCGCGCGGTGACTTCGCCATGTGGCGCGCCTCCGAGACCGGCCGGCTGGTCATGGCGGTGGTGGTCGCGACCATCCCCACCGGCATCATCGGCCTGGGTTTGAAGGACCACGTGGAGCACCTCAGCCACGATCAGCAGGTGGTCGCGGTGTGCCTGATGGGGTCGGCGGTCATGGTCATGTTGACGAGGCTCGGTCGCGGCGAGGCGCAGCTGCCCACCCTTCCCCAAGCGTTCTTGATCGGCATCTTCCAAGGCCTCGCGGTGCTCCCCGGGCTCTCGCGCAGTGGCTCCACCATCGCGGTGGCCATGCTGCTGGGGCTGGCCGGCACAGCGGCCTTCCGCTTCAGCTTCCTGCTGTCCCTGCCCGCCGTCGCGGGCGCGGTGCTGCTGGAGCTGGGCAACCCGGCCGAGCTCATCGCGCTGGGCTGGCCTGCGCTCTTGGGGGCGCTCGTGGCCTTCGTGACAGGCTACGCCAGCCTGTTCTTGCTGCGCGGGCTCGTGCACCGGGGCAACCTGTTCCTCTTCGCGATCTATCTCGTCCCGGTCTCGATCTGGTTCTTCTTCTGGTAG
- a CDS encoding mannose-1-phosphate guanylyltransferase: MSRTVFAVIMAGGSGTRFWPASRGSRPKQLLPLAGGETSLIAETVERIAPLVPAERVLVVTSALLAEATAAELSMLPRENILAEPLGRNTAPCVGWAAAHVRRRDPNAILMVLPADHHIGDPDTYRKTLETALRAADDGALVTVGILPTRPETGYGYIEQGESLGDGVRAVTRFVEKPDLARAEQFLASGHFVWNSGMFFFRADAVLAEFERQLPAIAARITEYDAAAREGREAEVVGATYASLESVSFDHGIMEHAERIAVVAGSFGWSDLGSWTTAYELAAKDAAENALRADGVLVDSSGCYVSAPAGKLVALVGLHDLVVVDTGDALLIMPRERAQDVRSVVDALKSRRDPRV, from the coding sequence ATGTCTCGCACCGTGTTCGCCGTCATCATGGCCGGGGGCTCCGGCACCCGCTTCTGGCCTGCCTCGCGCGGGTCGCGTCCGAAGCAGCTGCTGCCGCTGGCGGGCGGTGAGACGTCGCTCATCGCCGAGACGGTGGAGCGCATCGCACCGCTCGTGCCTGCCGAGCGCGTGTTGGTGGTGACGTCGGCGCTGCTGGCCGAGGCCACCGCCGCCGAGCTGAGCATGCTGCCGCGGGAGAACATCCTGGCCGAGCCGCTGGGCCGCAACACGGCGCCGTGTGTGGGCTGGGCGGCCGCGCACGTGCGGCGCCGCGACCCGAACGCCATCCTCATGGTGCTGCCGGCCGACCACCACATCGGCGACCCGGACACCTACCGCAAGACGCTCGAGACCGCGCTGCGGGCCGCGGACGATGGCGCGCTGGTGACCGTGGGGATCCTGCCCACCCGCCCCGAGACGGGCTACGGCTACATCGAGCAGGGCGAGAGCCTGGGCGATGGCGTCCGTGCCGTGACCCGCTTCGTCGAGAAGCCCGACCTCGCGCGCGCCGAGCAGTTCCTCGCGAGCGGCCACTTCGTCTGGAACAGCGGCATGTTCTTCTTTCGCGCCGACGCGGTGCTGGCCGAGTTCGAGCGCCAGCTGCCTGCCATCGCGGCGCGGATCACGGAGTACGACGCCGCCGCGCGGGAGGGCCGCGAAGCCGAGGTGGTGGGCGCCACGTATGCGTCGCTCGAGAGCGTGAGCTTCGACCACGGCATCATGGAGCACGCCGAGCGCATCGCCGTGGTCGCGGGAAGCTTCGGCTGGAGCGACCTCGGCAGCTGGACCACCGCTTACGAGCTGGCAGCGAAAGACGCCGCCGAGAACGCCCTGCGGGCGGATGGCGTGCTGGTGGACAGCTCGGGCTGCTACGTGAGCGCGCCGGCGGGCAAGCTGGTGGCGCTAGTGGGGCTCCACGACCTCGTGGTGGTGGACACCGGAGACGCGCTCCTGATCATGCCGCGCGAGCGCGCGCAGGATGTTCGCTCGGTGGTGGACGCGCTCAAGTCGCGACGGGATCCACGGGTATAG
- a CDS encoding DMT family transporter: MTLSATPRPASGAAFVLAATVLFAFKGIIARVALDTGLTVVAVVSLRVLLATPLYLGVGAVMARRVPQPPVSVRTRLEAMGVGAFFLMAAACDFSAIDRIGAGPSRVILFSFPGVVIIIEAIRLRALPRGLEVLTFALAWLGLVGVAAPDGLAALRGRDLSGVLFALGGSVTYAMFLTASQRSMRAMGSVAFTAYSNIGTALALLLALPFVLRPEDLVWNPRGLAWLTLLVVACTVLPFLLLARGIERAGAGPASLLTLVGPPLTVVAAYFLLGERLVPVQIGGALLVLASISFLKLRDHQRARLAQRRADASPAAEPIPVDPVAT, translated from the coding sequence ATGACCCTCTCCGCGACACCACGCCCCGCCTCTGGCGCCGCGTTCGTGTTGGCGGCCACGGTGCTCTTCGCGTTCAAGGGCATCATCGCCCGCGTGGCGCTCGATACGGGTCTCACGGTCGTGGCGGTCGTCAGCCTCCGTGTGTTGCTGGCCACACCCCTCTACCTGGGCGTGGGCGCCGTCATGGCCCGCCGCGTCCCGCAGCCGCCGGTCAGCGTCCGCACCCGCCTCGAAGCCATGGGCGTGGGCGCCTTCTTCCTCATGGCGGCGGCGTGCGACTTCTCGGCCATCGACCGCATCGGCGCGGGGCCCTCGCGCGTCATCCTGTTCTCGTTCCCGGGCGTGGTGATCATCATCGAGGCCATCCGCCTGCGCGCGCTGCCACGCGGGCTCGAGGTCCTCACCTTCGCGCTGGCTTGGCTCGGCCTCGTGGGGGTGGCGGCTCCCGATGGCCTCGCTGCCCTGCGCGGGCGCGACCTGAGCGGCGTGCTCTTCGCGTTGGGCGGGTCGGTGACCTACGCCATGTTCCTGACGGCCAGCCAGCGCAGCATGCGCGCCATGGGCTCGGTGGCCTTCACCGCGTACTCCAACATCGGCACGGCGCTGGCGCTCTTGCTGGCCCTGCCGTTCGTGCTGCGCCCCGAGGATCTCGTGTGGAACCCGCGCGGGCTGGCCTGGCTCACGCTCCTGGTGGTGGCCTGCACCGTGCTGCCCTTCCTGTTGTTGGCGCGCGGCATCGAGCGTGCGGGCGCCGGTCCAGCCAGCTTGCTCACGCTCGTGGGCCCGCCGCTGACGGTGGTGGCCGCCTACTTCCTGTTGGGCGAGCGGCTCGTCCCCGTCCAGATCGGCGGCGCGCTGCTGGTGCTGGCCAGCATCTCGTTCTTGAAGCTGCGCGACCACCAGCGCGCACGTCTCGCTCAGAGGCGCGCCGACGCTTCGCCCGCTGCGGAGCCTATACCCGTGGATCCCGTCGCGACTTGA
- a CDS encoding cupin domain-containing protein: MPTLIVAPTRVEAAGNKPKLIDEYIGRVNSGHEALSVAHMRSPGGWVEPGQTPEFDEYTLVLRGQLKVEHADGELLVSAGQAVVTHRGEWVRYSTPGDDGAEYVAICLPAFSMDTVKRDE; encoded by the coding sequence ATGCCGACCCTCATCGTTGCTCCCACCCGTGTCGAAGCCGCCGGCAACAAGCCCAAGCTGATCGACGAGTACATCGGACGCGTCAACTCGGGACACGAAGCGCTCAGCGTGGCGCACATGCGCTCGCCCGGCGGCTGGGTGGAGCCCGGACAGACCCCCGAGTTCGATGAGTACACGCTGGTGCTGCGCGGCCAGCTCAAGGTGGAGCACGCCGACGGAGAGCTGCTGGTGAGCGCTGGCCAGGCGGTGGTCACGCACCGCGGTGAGTGGGTGCGCTACAGCACCCCCGGCGACGATGGCGCCGAGTACGTGGCCATCTGCCTGCCGGCGTTCTCCATGGACACGGTCAAGAGGGATGAGTGA
- a CDS encoding phosphomannomutase/phosphoglucomutase yields MNPHIFREYDIRGVADRDLTDDLARDLGRALGTFQKRAGRRRIALGQDCRLSSPRLHRELLGGLLEAGMQVTDIGIGATPMMYFAVFHLDLEGGVQITGSHNPPGDNGFKMMKGKASLYGPDILELRSMIERRDFDLTLDGTVTSLDLMSAYAGFIRGNVNVARKDIRFAIDAGNGAGGPQALAAMQAAGLSPVALLCDMDGNFPVHHPDPSDPHTLELLRDTVLSQGLELGIAFDGDADRIGVIDARGDIIWGDKLLIVLSRALLLDHPGAAVLGEVKCSQTLYDDIAQHGGRPILWKTGHSLIKAKMKEEGALLAGEMSGHVFFADRFFGFDDAVYAALRLLEIVAASDRPLHELLADVPVTFSTPELRVDCPDGEKFGVVTKVLERFRATNQVVEVDGARILFDGGWGLVRASNTQPVLVMRFEAQSEARLTEIRREVEDAVTAIRAAG; encoded by the coding sequence ATGAATCCGCACATCTTTCGCGAATACGACATCCGAGGCGTGGCCGACCGCGACCTCACCGACGACCTGGCCCGTGACCTGGGCCGCGCGCTCGGCACCTTCCAGAAGCGCGCCGGCCGGCGTCGCATCGCGCTCGGCCAGGACTGTCGCTTGAGCTCGCCGCGGCTCCACCGCGAGCTGCTCGGCGGTCTGCTCGAGGCGGGCATGCAGGTCACCGACATCGGCATCGGCGCCACGCCCATGATGTACTTCGCGGTCTTCCACTTGGACCTCGAGGGCGGCGTGCAGATCACGGGCAGCCACAACCCGCCCGGCGACAACGGCTTCAAGATGATGAAGGGCAAGGCGTCGCTCTACGGGCCCGACATCCTCGAGCTGCGCTCGATGATCGAGCGGCGCGACTTCGACCTCACCCTCGACGGGACCGTGACGTCGCTCGACCTCATGAGCGCGTACGCCGGCTTCATCCGCGGCAACGTGAACGTGGCGCGCAAGGACATCCGCTTCGCCATCGACGCGGGCAATGGCGCCGGCGGGCCCCAGGCGTTGGCCGCCATGCAGGCGGCGGGGCTGTCGCCGGTGGCGCTCCTGTGTGACATGGACGGGAACTTCCCCGTGCACCACCCGGACCCGAGCGACCCCCACACGCTCGAGCTGCTGCGCGACACGGTGCTGTCGCAGGGCCTCGAGCTGGGCATCGCCTTCGACGGCGACGCAGACCGCATCGGCGTCATCGACGCGCGTGGCGACATCATCTGGGGCGACAAGCTCTTGATCGTGCTCTCGCGTGCGCTGCTGCTGGACCACCCCGGCGCCGCCGTGCTGGGTGAGGTGAAGTGCTCGCAGACGCTCTATGACGACATCGCGCAGCATGGCGGGCGGCCCATCCTCTGGAAGACGGGGCACTCGCTGATCAAGGCGAAGATGAAAGAGGAGGGCGCGCTGCTGGCCGGCGAGATGAGCGGCCACGTGTTCTTCGCGGACCGCTTCTTCGGCTTCGACGACGCGGTGTACGCGGCCTTGCGCCTGCTCGAGATCGTGGCCGCCAGCGACCGCCCACTGCACGAGCTGCTGGCCGATGTGCCGGTCACGTTCTCCACCCCCGAGCTGCGCGTGGACTGCCCGGACGGCGAGAAGTTCGGGGTGGTCACCAAGGTGCTCGAGCGGTTCCGCGCCACCAACCAGGTAGTGGAGGTGGATGGCGCCCGCATCCTGTTCGACGGAGGCTGGGGCCTGGTGCGTGCGTCCAACACGCAGCCCGTGCTCGTGATGCGCTTCGAGGCGCAGTCGGAGGCGCGGCTCACCGAGATCCGCCGCGAGGTGGAGGACGCGGTCACGGCGATCCGCGCCGCCGGTTGA
- the hisF gene encoding imidazole glycerol phosphate synthase subunit HisF gives MLARRIIPCLDVKDGRVVKGINFVGLRDAGDPVECAARYSEGGADEICFLDITASHDGRRTLFELVERTARAIAVPLTVGGGVRERRDVHDLLHAGADKVSTNSGAVANPSFVEEAARAYGSQAIVVAIDAKRVSAAGEAARFSVFTHGGRRDTGLDAITWARRVVDLGAGEILLTSMDRDGTRDGYDIELTRAVVDAVSVPVIASGGVGTQAHIRDGFVLAHADAALAASIFHDGQFTVADVKTYLLGEGVHVRPPEAEAS, from the coding sequence ATGCTCGCGAGACGCATCATCCCCTGCTTGGACGTGAAGGACGGCCGCGTCGTGAAGGGCATCAACTTCGTGGGCCTGCGCGACGCGGGCGACCCTGTCGAGTGCGCCGCGCGCTACAGCGAAGGCGGCGCCGACGAGATCTGCTTCTTGGACATCACCGCCTCGCACGATGGTCGCCGCACGCTGTTCGAGTTGGTGGAGCGCACCGCGCGCGCCATCGCCGTGCCGCTCACCGTGGGCGGCGGTGTGCGCGAGCGGCGTGACGTGCACGACCTGCTGCACGCGGGCGCAGACAAGGTCAGCACCAACAGCGGCGCCGTGGCCAACCCCAGCTTCGTCGAAGAGGCGGCGCGCGCCTACGGCAGCCAGGCCATCGTGGTGGCCATCGACGCCAAGCGCGTGAGCGCCGCGGGCGAAGCGGCGCGCTTCAGTGTGTTTACGCATGGCGGTCGGCGCGACACGGGCCTCGACGCCATCACCTGGGCGCGGCGCGTGGTGGATCTGGGTGCGGGCGAGATCCTGCTCACCAGCATGGACCGCGACGGAACGCGCGACGGCTACGACATCGAGCTGACGCGCGCGGTGGTGGACGCCGTGAGCGTGCCCGTCATCGCGTCGGGGGGCGTGGGCACGCAGGCCCACATCCGAGACGGCTTCGTCTTGGCGCACGCCGACGCGGCGTTGGCCGCCAGCATCTTCCACGACGGGCAGTTCACCGTCGCCGACGTAAAGACGTACCTGCTGGGCGAGGGCGTGCACGTCCGGCCGCCCGAGGCCGAGGCGTCGTGA